A region of Piscinibacter gummiphilus DNA encodes the following proteins:
- a CDS encoding crotonase/enoyl-CoA hydratase family protein → MQIEATNPPPLHGCIDTQVVGHVLLIGINRPAKRNGWTPEMFRQLGEAYTRLDDDPELRVGVLHAFGDHFTAGLDMPSVQAHLERGERLIPEGLVEPHDFGKPNYRRRTKPVIAAVKGICFTVGIELMLGADIVVAGEECRFSQKEVQRGLMPGGGATLRMSERAGLGNAMLYLLTGDEFDAATAYRLNFVQKVVPNALVLDEAVAIAQRIAEQAPLAVTATRLNAIKAVEEGPAAAVADFPAISKRIFASEDWAEGVRSFVEKRAARFKGR, encoded by the coding sequence ATGCAGATCGAAGCCACCAACCCGCCTCCCCTCCACGGCTGCATCGACACGCAGGTGGTCGGCCACGTGCTGCTGATCGGCATCAACCGTCCCGCCAAGCGGAACGGCTGGACGCCGGAGATGTTCCGGCAGCTGGGCGAGGCCTACACGCGGCTCGACGACGATCCCGAGCTGCGCGTGGGCGTGCTGCACGCCTTCGGCGACCACTTCACCGCGGGCCTCGACATGCCGTCGGTGCAGGCCCACCTCGAACGGGGCGAGCGGCTGATCCCGGAAGGGCTCGTCGAGCCGCACGACTTCGGCAAGCCGAACTACCGCCGCCGCACGAAGCCGGTGATCGCCGCGGTGAAGGGCATCTGCTTCACCGTGGGCATCGAGCTGATGCTCGGCGCCGACATCGTTGTGGCGGGCGAGGAGTGCCGCTTCAGCCAGAAGGAAGTGCAGCGCGGCCTGATGCCGGGTGGCGGGGCCACGCTGCGCATGTCGGAGCGCGCGGGCCTCGGCAACGCGATGCTGTACCTGCTGACCGGCGACGAGTTCGATGCGGCCACGGCGTACCGGCTCAACTTCGTGCAGAAGGTGGTGCCGAACGCGCTGGTGCTCGACGAAGCCGTGGCCATCGCGCAGCGCATCGCCGAGCAGGCGCCGCTGGCCGTGACGGCCACGCGCCTGAACGCCATCAAGGCGGTGGAGGAGGGCCCGGCTGCCGCGGTGGCCGACTTCCCGGCGATCAGCAAGCGCATCTTCGCGAGCGAGGACTGGGCCGAGGGCGTGCGGTCGTTCGTCGAGAAGCGGGCCGCACGTTTCAAGGGGCGCTGA
- a CDS encoding FxDxF family PEP-CTERM protein → MTSTPLRRHAAALGCVALMAAAQARADTFDLGTISAPGLHPFSDLTRSQPFEDVFTFTIAAGDAFEFHGTASTPFSNRFWIFNLDGRLDRGNVTVLEGDSQTVWMPPFPRQDVTFASTLLTAGSYALHLWGTPTSAFPGPTSVYDVALVFNVAPAVPEPAAFALMALGLAGVVAASRRRH, encoded by the coding sequence ATGACATCGACCCCGCTGCGCCGCCACGCGGCCGCACTTGGCTGCGTGGCCCTGATGGCCGCCGCGCAGGCCCGCGCCGACACGTTCGACCTCGGCACGATCTCGGCCCCTGGCCTCCACCCGTTCAGCGACCTCACGCGCTCGCAACCGTTCGAGGACGTCTTCACGTTCACGATCGCCGCCGGAGACGCGTTCGAGTTCCACGGCACGGCCTCCACGCCGTTCAGCAACCGCTTCTGGATCTTCAACCTCGACGGACGGCTCGACCGCGGCAACGTGACCGTGCTCGAAGGGGATTCGCAGACCGTGTGGATGCCGCCCTTCCCGCGCCAGGACGTCACGTTCGCCTCCACGCTGCTCACCGCGGGCAGCTACGCGCTGCACCTGTGGGGCACGCCCACGTCGGCGTTCCCGGGGCCCACCAGTGTCTACGACGTGGCGCTGGTCTTCAACGTCGCACCCGCCGTGCCGGAACCCGCGGCGTTCGCCTTGATGGCGCTGGGCCTGGCCGGGGTGGTCGCCGCGTCACGCCGGCGCCACTGA